In Nocardioides cavernae, a single genomic region encodes these proteins:
- a CDS encoding metal ABC transporter permease, whose protein sequence is MSDFVDLFSLPFMQRALLAALLTGLAAPAIGTFLVQRRLALLGDGIGHVAVTGVAIGLLTGTSPTWTAVVVAVLGAVLIEVIRERGHTNGDVALALLFYGGLAGGVLITGLAGQGAARLQEYLFGSLTSITASDVWFTFGLTVVLLVTTLGLLPQLFAVSSDPDFARVAGLRVRVYNLLIAVLAAVTVTVAMRTVGLLLVSALMVVPVATAQQLARSFRTTIAGAMVVGVLAALGGLLLSAGLSFRATVAPGPTIVLLALAMFASTWPIGVWLRRRRRMLSPFPSVEVATHTITDEHPHQHGTDCGHPAVPHADHVDYVHDGHRHAVHGEHYDEH, encoded by the coding sequence ATGAGCGACTTCGTCGACCTCTTCTCGCTGCCCTTCATGCAGCGCGCGCTCCTCGCCGCGCTGCTGACGGGCCTGGCCGCGCCGGCGATCGGCACCTTCCTCGTGCAGCGCCGCCTCGCCCTGCTGGGGGACGGCATCGGCCACGTCGCCGTCACCGGCGTCGCGATCGGTTTGCTCACCGGCACCTCGCCGACGTGGACCGCCGTCGTCGTCGCGGTCCTCGGCGCCGTCCTGATCGAGGTCATCCGCGAGCGGGGCCACACCAACGGCGACGTCGCGCTGGCCCTGCTCTTCTACGGCGGCCTCGCCGGCGGCGTGCTGATCACCGGCCTCGCCGGACAGGGGGCGGCGAGGCTCCAGGAGTACCTCTTCGGGTCGCTCACCAGCATCACCGCCAGCGACGTGTGGTTCACGTTCGGCCTGACCGTGGTGCTGCTCGTGACCACGCTCGGCCTGCTCCCCCAGCTGTTCGCCGTCTCCAGCGACCCCGACTTCGCCCGGGTCGCCGGCCTGCGCGTGCGCGTCTACAACCTGCTGATCGCCGTGCTCGCCGCGGTGACCGTCACCGTCGCGATGCGCACCGTCGGCCTCCTGCTCGTGTCCGCGTTGATGGTGGTGCCGGTCGCGACCGCCCAGCAGCTCGCCCGCTCGTTCCGTACGACGATCGCGGGCGCGATGGTCGTCGGCGTCCTGGCGGCCCTCGGCGGGCTGCTGCTCAGCGCGGGCCTGTCGTTCCGGGCCACCGTGGCTCCGGGGCCGACGATCGTGCTGCTCGCCCTCGCGATGTTCGCCTCCACCTGGCCCATCGGCGTGTGGCTGCGCAGGCGCCGTCGGATGCTCTCACCGTTCCCGAGCGTCGAGGTCGCCACGCACACGATCACCGACGAGCACCCGCACCAGCACGGCACGGACTGCGGCCACCCGGCCGTGCCGCACGCGGACCACGTCGACTACGTCCACGACGGCCACCGGCACGCCGTACACGGAGAGCACTATGACGAGCACTGA
- the dnaG gene encoding DNA primase — translation MVGRIRDDDIAEVREKARIDDVVSGYVTLKRAGGGSLKGLCPFHDEKTPSFNVNPARQFFHCFGCGEGGDVISFLMKVDGLTFTESVERLADKFGVQLRREEGDDEPVRPRGPARGRLIEAHKVAQQFYAEQLAGPDAVVARQFLHERGFDQSAAATFGVGFAPRDGEALVRHLRGRRFSDEESVAAGLVALGRSHYDRFRGRLVWPIREANGDTIGFGARRIFDDDRIEAKYLNTSETAIYKKSHVLYGIDLARTAMKDSQQAVVVEGYTDVMACHLAGVKTAVASCGTAFGQDHARVLRRFLGDHDTTSGEVIFTFDGDSAGQKAAMKVLDSDQVFASQTYVAVAPEGMDPCDLRLKEGDEAVRELVASRKPLYRFALDNVLTRYDLDRADGRVDALRDAAGLVAGIRDKTKVETFSRELAHMVGVDLDQVRAEVRRAAARPAAVKDERRPVRGGDAPQAPEPARPALPSLSDPRFLIERELLKLVIQHPAGVGRTTAHVTTGDFTHPTFQGVWEAVTAAGGPVAGVDDAGWAAKVRGSATDPAVVAAVTELGVEPVRGTSDPNPTFAVAYVYRLQELTTSRRIADVKARLQRTNPVEQALDYNRMFGELVTLEQHRRKLREGAVGQPGGQS, via the coding sequence GTGGTAGGCCGGATTCGCGACGACGACATCGCCGAGGTGCGCGAGAAGGCGCGGATCGACGACGTGGTGTCGGGCTACGTCACGCTCAAGCGCGCCGGCGGCGGGTCGCTCAAGGGCCTGTGCCCCTTCCACGACGAGAAGACGCCGTCGTTCAACGTCAATCCGGCCCGCCAGTTCTTCCACTGCTTCGGCTGCGGCGAGGGCGGTGACGTCATCTCCTTCCTCATGAAGGTCGACGGGCTCACCTTCACCGAGTCCGTCGAGCGGCTCGCCGACAAGTTCGGCGTCCAGCTGCGTCGCGAGGAAGGCGACGACGAGCCCGTACGACCGCGCGGACCGGCCCGCGGCCGACTGATCGAGGCGCACAAGGTCGCCCAGCAGTTCTACGCCGAGCAGCTGGCCGGCCCCGACGCCGTGGTCGCGCGGCAGTTCCTGCACGAGCGCGGGTTCGACCAGTCCGCGGCCGCGACCTTCGGGGTGGGGTTCGCGCCCCGCGACGGCGAGGCGCTGGTACGCCACCTGCGCGGTCGACGGTTCAGCGACGAGGAATCGGTGGCCGCCGGGCTCGTCGCGCTGGGTCGCTCCCACTACGACCGCTTCCGCGGCCGTCTGGTGTGGCCGATCCGGGAGGCCAACGGCGACACGATCGGCTTCGGCGCGCGCCGGATCTTCGACGACGACCGCATCGAGGCGAAGTACCTCAACACCTCCGAGACCGCGATCTACAAGAAGAGCCACGTGCTCTACGGCATCGACCTGGCCCGCACCGCGATGAAGGACAGCCAGCAGGCCGTCGTCGTCGAGGGCTACACCGACGTGATGGCGTGCCACCTCGCCGGCGTCAAGACCGCGGTGGCCTCGTGCGGCACGGCCTTCGGCCAGGACCACGCGCGGGTGCTGCGCCGCTTCCTCGGTGACCACGACACCACCAGCGGCGAGGTGATCTTCACCTTCGACGGCGACTCGGCCGGGCAGAAGGCAGCCATGAAGGTGCTCGACAGCGACCAGGTGTTCGCCTCGCAGACCTACGTCGCCGTCGCCCCCGAGGGGATGGACCCCTGCGACCTGCGGCTCAAGGAGGGCGACGAGGCCGTGCGCGAGCTGGTCGCCAGCCGGAAGCCGCTCTACCGCTTCGCGCTCGACAACGTCCTCACCCGCTACGACCTCGACCGCGCCGACGGCCGCGTCGACGCGCTGCGCGACGCCGCCGGGCTGGTGGCCGGCATCCGTGACAAGACCAAGGTCGAGACGTTCTCCCGCGAGCTCGCGCACATGGTCGGGGTCGACCTCGACCAGGTGCGGGCGGAGGTGCGCCGGGCGGCCGCCCGCCCCGCTGCCGTCAAGGACGAGCGCCGTCCGGTCCGCGGCGGCGACGCCCCGCAGGCGCCCGAGCCGGCTCGTCCGGCCCTGCCGAGCCTGTCCGACCCCCGGTTCCTCATCGAGCGTGAGCTGCTCAAGCTCGTCATCCAGCACCCCGCCGGGGTGGGCCGCACGACCGCCCACGTGACCACGGGCGACTTCACCCACCCGACGTTCCAGGGCGTCTGGGAGGCGGTGACCGCGGCCGGAGGGCCCGTCGCCGGTGTCGACGACGCGGGGTGGGCCGCCAAGGTGCGTGGGTCGGCCACCGACCCCGCCGTCGTCGCGGCGGTGACCGAGCTCGGGGTCGAGCCGGTCCGCGGCACCAGCGACCCCAACCCGACGTTCGCCGTCGCCTACGTCTACCGACTCCAGGAGCTCACCACGTCCCGCCGCATCGCCGACGTCAAGGC
- a CDS encoding DUF3618 domain-containing protein, whose amino-acid sequence MSDQTPEKTPEQLEAEIAVQREQLAGTVDQLAAKLDVKSQAQQRVASLKDAATTDTGQPRTEVLAAAGSLVAMAVVLLLWRRRGDR is encoded by the coding sequence ATGAGTGACCAGACGCCGGAGAAGACGCCCGAGCAGCTCGAGGCCGAGATCGCGGTGCAGCGCGAGCAGCTGGCCGGGACCGTCGACCAGCTCGCGGCCAAGCTCGACGTGAAGTCGCAGGCGCAGCAGCGGGTGGCCTCGCTCAAGGACGCCGCCACGACCGACACCGGCCAGCCCCGCACCGAGGTGCTCGCGGCCGCCGGCTCGCTCGTGGCGATGGCCGTGGTCCTGCTGCTGTGGCGGCGCCGCGGCGACCGCTGA
- a CDS encoding metal ABC transporter substrate-binding protein codes for MLSATRPIALATALASAALLAGCGGSDDSAGNGRSAVAAFYPLAWVTGQVAGDEWEVTNLTAPGTEPHDLSLDIKQTASLAEADLIVLQHDFQPAVDETVDANAPDAEIVDAADVVELMPASEHEHEHEEAGHDHGDLDPHFWQDPLLMADLGDAVADRLVELDPDGAAAYEANAADLRTELEALDQEYVDGLAQCERTTTVVSHEAFSYLARYGLQFEAIAGLSPDAEPTPADLARLQQLITDDGITTVFSERLASSKMADSLAGDLGLETAVLDPVEGLSDETSDDDYLSLMGQNLDALRKANGCQ; via the coding sequence ATGTTGTCCGCCACCCGACCGATCGCCCTCGCCACCGCCCTCGCCTCGGCCGCTCTCCTTGCCGGCTGCGGCGGGTCCGACGACAGCGCCGGGAATGGTCGCTCGGCCGTCGCCGCGTTCTACCCGCTGGCCTGGGTGACCGGTCAGGTGGCGGGCGACGAGTGGGAGGTCACCAACCTCACAGCACCGGGCACCGAGCCGCACGACCTGTCCCTCGACATCAAGCAGACCGCGTCCCTCGCGGAGGCCGACCTGATCGTCCTCCAGCACGACTTCCAGCCCGCGGTCGACGAGACCGTCGACGCCAACGCGCCCGACGCCGAGATCGTCGACGCGGCAGACGTGGTCGAGCTCATGCCCGCCTCCGAGCACGAGCACGAACACGAGGAGGCGGGCCACGACCACGGCGACCTCGACCCCCACTTCTGGCAGGACCCGCTCCTGATGGCCGACCTCGGCGACGCCGTGGCCGACCGGCTGGTCGAGCTCGACCCCGACGGCGCCGCGGCGTACGAGGCTAACGCGGCGGACCTGCGCACGGAGCTGGAGGCCCTGGACCAGGAGTACGTCGACGGCCTGGCGCAGTGCGAGCGAACGACGACCGTCGTCAGCCACGAGGCGTTCTCCTACCTCGCCCGCTACGGGCTGCAGTTCGAGGCGATCGCCGGCCTCTCCCCCGACGCCGAGCCCACGCCGGCCGACCTGGCCCGGCTCCAGCAGCTGATCACCGACGACGGCATCACCACCGTCTTCTCCGAGCGCCTCGCCAGCAGCAAGATGGCCGACTCCCTCGCCGGCGACCTCGGCCTCGAGACCGCGGTGCTCGACCCGGTCGAGGGCCTCTCGGACGAGACGTCCGACGACGACTACCTTTCCCTCATGGGCCAGAACCTCGACGCGCTCCGGAAGGCCAACGGATGCCAGTGA
- the dusB gene encoding tRNA dihydrouridine synthase DusB encodes MTVVPDSLTLGSLRVDTPVVLAPMAGITNAAYRRLCAEQGAGLYVSEMITSRGLVEGDEVTKKMLTFDELETVRSVQLYGTDPVYIGKAVEILCADHGVAHVDLNFGCPVPKVTRKGGGGALPWKRGLLGEILEHAVAAAAPYDVPVTMKTRKGLDDDHLTYLDAGRIAQESGVAAIALHGRTVQQAYSGEADRDAIAALVDHVDIPVLGNGDIWEAADAVRMVEQTGAAGVVVGRGCLGRPWLFRDLAAAFHGEDVATLPVLGEVKAMMRRHAELLSEHMGEERGCKEFRKHITWYLKGFPAGGELRHQLALVDSLASLDALLAGLDDTAPFPERELGTPRGRQGAPRKRVVLPDGWLDDTDGRGAHLREDVDETTGG; translated from the coding sequence ATGACCGTCGTGCCCGACTCCCTCACCCTGGGTTCGCTGCGCGTCGACACCCCCGTCGTGCTCGCACCCATGGCCGGCATCACCAACGCCGCCTACCGCCGTCTCTGCGCCGAGCAGGGCGCGGGGCTATACGTCTCCGAGATGATCACCAGCCGCGGCCTCGTCGAGGGCGACGAGGTCACGAAGAAGATGCTGACCTTCGACGAGCTCGAGACGGTGCGCTCGGTGCAGCTCTACGGCACCGACCCGGTCTACATCGGCAAGGCCGTCGAGATCCTCTGCGCCGACCACGGCGTCGCCCACGTCGACCTCAACTTCGGCTGCCCGGTGCCCAAGGTGACCCGCAAGGGCGGTGGGGGAGCGCTGCCGTGGAAGCGCGGCCTCCTCGGCGAGATCCTCGAGCACGCGGTCGCCGCCGCGGCGCCGTACGACGTCCCGGTGACGATGAAGACCCGCAAGGGCCTCGACGACGACCACCTGACCTACCTCGACGCTGGTCGGATCGCCCAGGAGAGCGGCGTCGCCGCGATCGCCCTGCACGGACGCACGGTCCAGCAGGCCTACTCCGGCGAGGCCGACCGGGACGCCATCGCCGCCCTCGTCGACCACGTCGACATCCCCGTCCTCGGCAACGGCGACATCTGGGAGGCCGCCGACGCCGTCCGGATGGTCGAGCAGACCGGCGCCGCGGGCGTCGTCGTCGGCCGCGGCTGCCTCGGACGCCCCTGGCTGTTCCGCGACCTGGCCGCGGCCTTCCACGGCGAGGACGTCGCCACCCTCCCCGTCCTCGGCGAGGTCAAGGCGATGATGCGTCGCCACGCCGAGCTGCTGTCCGAGCACATGGGGGAGGAGCGGGGCTGCAAGGAGTTCCGCAAGCACATCACCTGGTACCTCAAGGGCTTCCCCGCCGGCGGTGAGCTGCGCCACCAGCTAGCCCTCGTCGACTCCCTCGCCTCCCTCGACGCGCTGCTCGCAGGGCTCGACGACACCGCGCCGTTCCCCGAGCGCGAGCTCGGCACGCCGCGCGGACGACAGGGGGCTCCACGCAAGCGGGTCGTGCTCCCCGACGGGTGGCTGGACGACACGGACGGGCGCGGCGCACACCTGCGCGAGGACGTCGACGAGACCACCGGGGGCTGA
- a CDS encoding antibiotic biosynthesis monooxygenase family protein yields the protein MLVVTRLRTPSSDAAAESELRAGLLQALDILAAKPGWVGGDVGRNVDDPTLWVLTTRWENVGSYRRALGSYEGKMHIQPLMVHALDEPSAYEVVEEGTDLNQAHPRSIG from the coding sequence GTGCTCGTCGTGACCCGCCTCCGTACGCCCTCGTCCGATGCGGCAGCCGAGAGCGAGCTGCGCGCCGGACTGCTGCAGGCCCTCGACATCCTGGCCGCCAAGCCCGGGTGGGTCGGCGGCGACGTCGGCCGCAACGTCGACGACCCGACGCTCTGGGTGCTGACCACACGCTGGGAGAACGTCGGTTCCTACCGGCGCGCGCTGGGGTCGTACGAGGGCAAGATGCACATCCAGCCGCTGATGGTCCACGCGCTCGACGAGCCCAGCGCCTACGAGGTGGTCGAGGAGGGGACCGACCTCAACCAGGCGCACCCCCGCTCGATAGGCTGA
- a CDS encoding glycine--tRNA ligase yields MAKPAPTALDNVVSLAKRRGFVYPCGEIYGGTKSAWDYGPLGVELKENIKRQWWKFMVTRRDDVVGLDSSVILPTRTWEASGHLSTFSDPLVECQSCHKRFREDHLQEDHAAKKGIDDPDTVDINESVACPNCGTRNAWTAPRNFNMMLKTYLGVIEDESGLHYLRPETAQGIFLNFANVVTSSRQKPPFGIAQMGKSFRNEITPGNFIFRTREFEQMEMEFFVKPGEDDEWFRYWIEQRTKWYVDLGINPDNLRHYEHPQEKLSHYSKGTTDIEYRFGFSGRDFEELEGIANRTDFDLKQHSEFSGKDLSYYDQAADERYLPYVIEPAAGLTRSLMAFLIDAYTEDEAPNTKGGVDKRVVLKLDPRLAPVKVAVLPLSRNADLSPKAKALAAELRENWNVDFDDSGAIGRRYRRQDEIGTPFCVTVDFETLDDDAVTIRERDSMAQERVSLDGITRWFAERLVGC; encoded by the coding sequence GTGGCCAAGCCCGCCCCCACCGCCCTGGACAACGTCGTCTCCCTCGCGAAGCGCCGAGGTTTCGTCTACCCCTGCGGTGAGATCTACGGCGGTACGAAGTCGGCCTGGGACTACGGCCCGCTCGGCGTGGAGCTCAAGGAGAACATCAAGCGCCAGTGGTGGAAGTTCATGGTGACGCGGCGCGACGACGTCGTCGGCCTCGACTCCAGCGTCATCCTGCCCACCCGCACGTGGGAGGCCTCCGGCCACCTGAGCACCTTCAGCGACCCGCTCGTGGAGTGCCAGTCGTGCCACAAGCGCTTCCGCGAGGACCACCTCCAGGAGGACCACGCGGCCAAGAAGGGCATCGACGACCCCGACACCGTCGACATCAACGAGTCGGTCGCCTGCCCCAACTGCGGCACCCGCAACGCGTGGACCGCGCCGCGCAACTTCAACATGATGCTCAAGACCTACCTCGGCGTGATCGAGGACGAGTCCGGCCTGCACTACCTGCGGCCCGAGACCGCGCAGGGCATCTTCCTCAACTTCGCCAACGTGGTGACCTCGAGCCGCCAGAAGCCGCCCTTCGGCATCGCCCAGATGGGCAAGAGCTTCCGCAACGAGATCACGCCCGGCAACTTCATCTTCCGCACGCGCGAGTTCGAGCAGATGGAGATGGAGTTCTTCGTCAAGCCCGGCGAGGACGACGAGTGGTTCCGCTACTGGATCGAGCAGCGCACCAAGTGGTACGTCGACCTCGGCATCAACCCCGACAACCTGCGCCACTACGAGCACCCGCAGGAGAAGCTGTCGCACTACTCCAAGGGCACGACCGACATCGAGTACCGCTTCGGGTTCTCCGGCCGTGACTTCGAGGAGCTCGAGGGCATCGCCAACCGCACCGACTTCGACCTCAAGCAGCACAGCGAGTTCTCCGGCAAGGACCTGTCCTACTACGACCAGGCCGCCGACGAGCGCTACCTGCCCTACGTCATCGAGCCGGCCGCCGGTCTCACCCGCTCGCTGATGGCGTTCCTCATCGACGCCTACACCGAGGACGAGGCCCCCAACACCAAGGGCGGCGTCGACAAGCGCGTCGTGCTCAAGCTCGACCCGCGCCTCGCGCCGGTCAAGGTCGCGGTCCTGCCGCTGAGCCGCAACGCCGACCTCTCGCCGAAGGCCAAGGCGCTGGCCGCCGAGCTGCGCGAGAACTGGAACGTCGACTTCGACGACTCCGGCGCCATCGGCCGTCGCTACCGCCGCCAGGACGAGATCGGTACGCCGTTCTGCGTGACGGTCGACTTCGAGACCCTCGACGACGACGCGGTCACCATCCGCGAGCGCGACTCGATGGCCCAGGAGCGGGTCAGCCTCGACGGCATCACCCGCTGGTTCGCGGAGCGCCTGGTCGGCTGCTGA
- a CDS encoding metal ABC transporter ATP-binding protein — MPVSPGAPPVEVRDGSVAIGGRPILRGIDLTVRSGEFLALMGANGSGKSTLVRAVTGLLPVTGGGISLFGTPYADFRDWKRVGFVPQRASAASGVPATVWEVVASGRITRRRPFLPLSREDRRAIADAIDVVGLSDRTGLGVSQLSGGQQQRVLIARALAGEPDLLVLDEPTAGVDLGNQRALADALATFKAGGATIVLVAHELGPMAPLIDRAVVMRDGRIAYDGPALDEEDAHGHHHPLAASHDHVPHVGSPLDELGGGR, encoded by the coding sequence ATGCCAGTGAGCCCCGGAGCACCTCCGGTCGAGGTCCGCGACGGGTCGGTCGCGATCGGCGGCCGCCCGATCCTGCGCGGGATCGACCTCACCGTCCGGTCCGGCGAGTTCCTGGCGCTGATGGGCGCGAACGGCTCCGGCAAGTCGACCCTCGTGCGCGCGGTCACCGGCCTGCTGCCGGTGACGGGCGGCGGCATCAGCCTCTTCGGAACGCCGTACGCCGACTTCCGCGACTGGAAGCGGGTCGGCTTCGTGCCGCAGCGCGCCTCAGCGGCCAGCGGCGTGCCCGCGACCGTCTGGGAGGTCGTCGCGTCAGGGCGCATCACCCGGCGGCGCCCCTTCCTCCCGCTCTCCCGCGAGGACCGACGGGCGATCGCCGACGCGATCGACGTCGTCGGGCTGTCCGACCGCACCGGCCTCGGCGTGTCCCAGCTGAGCGGCGGGCAGCAGCAGCGCGTCCTGATCGCCCGCGCACTGGCCGGCGAGCCCGACCTCCTGGTGCTCGACGAGCCCACCGCCGGGGTCGACCTCGGCAACCAGCGCGCCCTCGCCGACGCGCTCGCCACCTTCAAGGCCGGCGGCGCCACCATCGTGCTGGTCGCCCACGAGCTCGGCCCGATGGCGCCGCTGATCGACCGCGCGGTCGTGATGCGCGACGGCCGCATCGCCTACGACGGGCCTGCGCTCGACGAGGAGGACGCCCACGGGCACCACCACCCGCTGGCCGCCTCGCACGACCACGTCCCGCACGTGGGATCGCCGCTCGACGAGCTGGGAGGCGGGCGATGA
- a CDS encoding YtxH domain-containing protein gives MKKLMLLVAGGVGYVLGTRAGRERYEQIKKAATRVKEDPRVQEKAHQAADLAKDKAPVVKDKVASAASTAADKVTPSGSGSGDHRSDLEEQLHPDSTARQDDPYPQGNLP, from the coding sequence ATGAAGAAGCTCATGCTGCTCGTCGCCGGAGGTGTCGGCTACGTGCTCGGCACGCGTGCCGGCCGGGAGCGCTACGAACAGATCAAGAAGGCGGCCACCCGCGTCAAGGAGGACCCCCGGGTCCAGGAGAAGGCGCACCAGGCGGCCGACCTCGCCAAGGACAAGGCCCCCGTGGTGAAGGACAAGGTCGCCTCGGCGGCCAGCACGGCGGCCGACAAGGTGACGCCCTCGGGCAGCGGCAGCGGCGATCACCGCTCCGACCTCGAGGAGCAGCTGCACCCCGACAGCACGGCCCGCCAGGACGACCCGTACCCGCAGGGCAACCTGCCGTAG
- a CDS encoding deoxyguanosinetriphosphate triphosphohydrolase, whose translation MSIEDPYDDSARERIVAEPPKRVEAPVRLAFERDRARVVHAAASRRLAAKTQVVGPQTDDFVRNRLTHSLEVAQVARDLARAIGTHPDIAETAALAHDLGHPPFGHNGERVLAELSADCGGFEGNAQTLRLLTRLESKTFDADGRSVGLNLTRATLDACTKYPWVRAEATGPHGVHADGTPRVVVKFGVYDDDRPVFDWLRSGVEGRRRCLEAQVMDLADDVAYSVHDVEDGIVAGRLDLTRLDRDALWETVRSWYLPGIDDAALDVALADLRAVGSWPRSSYDGSRRSLAAIKNLTSDLIGRFCGSVQQATFAATAGEPPVRHRADLVVPEATEVEIGVLKGIAAHYVMQADDRVALMQRQRQLVAELVEALWVRGVDALDPVFVEDWERAGDDAGRRRVVVDQVASLTDASAVTRHAALT comes from the coding sequence ATGAGCATCGAGGACCCGTACGACGACTCGGCGCGCGAGCGCATCGTCGCCGAGCCACCCAAGCGGGTGGAGGCGCCGGTGCGCCTCGCGTTCGAGCGCGACCGGGCGCGCGTCGTCCATGCGGCGGCGTCACGCCGGCTCGCGGCCAAGACGCAGGTCGTCGGACCACAGACCGACGACTTCGTCCGCAACCGCCTCACGCACAGCCTCGAGGTGGCGCAGGTCGCCCGCGACCTGGCCCGGGCCATCGGGACGCACCCCGACATCGCGGAGACCGCGGCACTCGCGCACGACCTCGGGCACCCGCCGTTCGGCCACAACGGCGAGCGGGTGCTGGCCGAGCTCAGCGCCGACTGCGGCGGCTTCGAGGGCAACGCGCAGACGCTGCGCCTGCTGACACGGCTGGAGTCGAAGACCTTCGACGCCGACGGTCGCTCGGTCGGGCTCAACCTGACGCGCGCGACCCTCGACGCCTGCACGAAGTACCCCTGGGTGCGGGCGGAGGCGACCGGGCCCCACGGGGTCCACGCCGACGGCACGCCGCGGGTCGTCGTGAAGTTCGGCGTCTACGACGACGACCGCCCCGTCTTCGACTGGCTGCGGTCGGGGGTCGAGGGCCGCCGGCGCTGCCTGGAGGCCCAGGTGATGGACCTCGCCGACGACGTCGCCTACTCCGTCCACGACGTCGAGGACGGCATCGTGGCCGGTCGCCTCGACCTGACCCGGCTCGACCGTGACGCGCTCTGGGAGACCGTCCGCTCGTGGTACCTGCCCGGGATCGACGACGCCGCGCTCGACGTGGCGCTCGCCGACCTGCGGGCCGTGGGCAGCTGGCCCCGGTCGTCGTACGACGGGAGCAGACGCAGCCTCGCCGCGATCAAGAACCTCACCAGCGACCTCATCGGCCGCTTCTGCGGCAGCGTGCAGCAGGCGACATTCGCCGCGACGGCGGGGGAGCCGCCGGTGCGGCACCGCGCCGACCTGGTGGTGCCCGAGGCCACCGAGGTCGAGATCGGGGTCCTCAAGGGGATCGCCGCCCACTACGTCATGCAGGCCGACGACCGGGTGGCGCTGATGCAACGACAGCGCCAGCTCGTCGCGGAGCTCGTCGAGGCCCTGTGGGTGCGCGGGGTCGACGCCCTCGACCCGGTCTTCGTCGAGGACTGGGAGCGAGCGGGCGACGACGCCGGCCGACGACGCGTGGTCGTGGACCAGGTCGCGTCACTGACCGACGCCAGCGCCGTCACGCGTCACGCCGCGCTGACCTGA
- a CDS encoding phage holin family protein, translating into MTAQHGAPESQTQDQTLGALVHQLTQQVPDLIRSEMRLAQAEVAQKGKRAGVGIGMFSVAGLLAFFAFGSLVATAILALTLVVDAWLAALIVALVLLAVAAVAGLVGRNKVAEAGPPAPERAIQGLKDDIATVKGDHP; encoded by the coding sequence ATGACCGCTCAGCACGGAGCGCCAGAGAGTCAGACCCAGGACCAGACCCTCGGCGCGCTCGTCCACCAGCTCACCCAGCAGGTCCCCGACCTCATCCGCTCGGAGATGCGCCTCGCCCAGGCGGAGGTCGCCCAGAAGGGCAAGCGCGCGGGTGTCGGGATCGGCATGTTCAGCGTCGCCGGGCTGCTCGCCTTCTTCGCGTTCGGGTCGCTCGTCGCGACCGCGATCCTCGCCCTCACGCTCGTCGTCGACGCCTGGCTGGCCGCCCTCATCGTGGCGCTCGTCCTGCTCGCCGTCGCTGCCGTGGCCGGACTGGTCGGCAGGAACAAGGTCGCCGAGGCCGGACCCCCCGCTCCCGAGCGGGCGATCCAGGGGTTGAAGGACGACATCGCGACGGTGAAGGGAGATCACCCATGA
- a CDS encoding Fur family transcriptional regulator — MTSTDPTPRPSVRPTRQRRAVAAALAGFDDFRSAQEIHDLISQQGESVGLATVYRTLATLADAGEVDMLRNEDGEAIWRSCSDTHHHHLVCRTCGATVEVEGPAVERWTSAIASEHGYADISHTLEIFGTCPACR; from the coding sequence ATGACGAGCACTGACCCCACCCCGCGGCCCTCGGTCCGACCGACCCGCCAGCGTCGGGCGGTCGCCGCCGCGCTTGCGGGCTTCGACGACTTCCGCAGCGCGCAGGAGATCCACGACCTCATCTCGCAGCAGGGCGAGTCGGTCGGCCTCGCGACCGTCTACCGCACGCTGGCGACCCTCGCCGACGCCGGTGAGGTCGACATGCTGCGCAACGAGGACGGCGAGGCCATCTGGCGCAGCTGCTCCGACACGCACCACCACCACCTCGTGTGCCGCACGTGCGGGGCGACCGTGGAGGTCGAGGGCCCGGCCGTCGAGCGGTGGACGAGTGCGATCGCGAGCGAGCACGGCTACGCCGACATCAGCCACACGCTCGAGATCTTCGGGACCTGCCCCGCCTGCCGCTAG